In the Parasteatoda tepidariorum isolate YZ-2023 chromosome 3, CAS_Ptep_4.0, whole genome shotgun sequence genome, one interval contains:
- the LOC107438409 gene encoding uncharacterized protein isoform X1, which translates to MASELSTSFPFFPTLESYVKRGARKFTIYWRIENFNREPCNNFCIFSETFLNKSMKSVWQIKLDVATGQLCAYLLKKTINRKRFNDFYSISLLTRSGWISICENLTFKVDGDDNGNKIIDLKKLKEDERIYVPDGSLTVSFQIWNYSTVESFQSVMVSRLRNETDLCHRPHHTFSTLKPNGLFPFPFCFERRDKAMASLNNQNIKEIKAQHTQSDTNINVKDADDLRKLFTEKEFSFVTLRTPTKEFFVHKAVLCAKSPVFNAMFERRMKETNSNVVDIDDIDSQIMSLFIKYLHYEPLGDLKWSDAVSLYSVAARYQIDSLRKESASLLNRELSDENICDLLVLADLHQDDDLMNYAQEYFCMHSKAILTSTQWRVILDHTELVAKVLSKLAKSRL; encoded by the coding sequence atggcTTCAGAGCTTTCAacttcttttccattttttcccaCTCTTGAATCCTATGTGAAACGTGGAGCACGTAAATTCACAATTTATTGGAGAATCGAAAATTTTAACCGAGAACCGTGtaacaatttttgtatttttagtgaaacatttttaaataaaagcatgaaATCGGTATGGCAAATCAAATTAGATGTGGCAACAGGGCAGCTATGTGCctacctattaaaaaaaactattaatcgCAAACGATTCAacgatttttattcaatttctttattGACGCGTTCTGGATGGATTAGCATATGTGAAAACCTTACGTTCAAAGTTGACGGAGATGataatggtaataaaattatagatttgaaaaagcttaaagAAGATGAACGGATTTATGTACCAGATGGCTCTCTCACTGTAAGTTTTCAGATCTGGAACTACAGCACAGTGGAGAGTTTTCAGTCTGTTATGGTTTCCAGATTGAGGAATGAAACAGATTTGTGCCATAGACCCCATCACACGTTTTCAACTCTAAAACCAAATGGTTTATTTCCTTTTCCATTTTGCTTTGAACGACGCGACAAAGCAATGGCAAGTTTGAACAatcaaaacataaaagaaataaaagctcaACATACGCAAAGTGATACAAACATTAATGTAAAAGATGCGGATGATTTGCGTAAACTTTTTACAGAGAAGGAATTTAGCTTCGTAACTCTCCGAACGCCAACCAAGGAGTTCTTTGTGCATAAAGCCGTCCTGTGTGCAAAGTCACCCGTGTTTAATGCAATGTTCGAAAGAAGAATGAAAGAAACTAACTCGAACGTAGTGGATATTGACGATATCGACAGCCAAATTATGTccttgtttattaaatatttgcattatgaACCCCTAGGAGATCTTAAATGGAGCGATGCTGTTTCGCTATACAGTGTCGCTGCTAGGTATCAGATAGATTCATTAAGAAAGGAAAGCGCTTCACTGCTGAATAGAGAATTGTCTGACGAAAACATCTGTGATCTTCTTGTGTTGGCTGATCTGCATCAAGATGACGATCTTATGAATTACGCTCAAGAGTACTTCTGCATGCATTCCAAAGCCATTCTGACTTCAACACAATGGAGGGTTATTCTTGATCACACTGAACTGGTTGCAAAAGTTTTGAGCAAATTGGCCAAGAGTCGGCTCTAA
- the LOC107438408 gene encoding protein maternal effect lethal 26: MDLPKKDDETCGFTIYWRIENFDSEPTFDLIKSQIFKIQSMNSNWQIELETEGDSLAAYLHKVTNAAQFVVNYSLSLLTSSGWVTLLANERERFRVGGDGCGEDVVNLEILKKNEWYYLPNGSLTINFRLWNERIKNESSQRVMISRLIDGDYLRHRPIQTFSTLTPSDLLSFPISYEFQSNSEYRNAKEMKSQQTQTDAAFSFKDLDELRQLFKEKEFSFVTLRTSTKEFSVHKAVLCAKSPVFTAMFEKNMKENECNVVDIDDIDNQTMALFVKFLQFEPLDDLNWSSAASLYYAADKYEINSLKEQCSSLLKNELSKENVCDLLVLADLHQDDDLMNYAQEYFCQHSKSILPSTQWKDILGHTELVAKILCKLAETMH; the protein is encoded by the coding sequence atggatttaccTAAAAAGGATGACGAAACCTGCGGATTCACAATTTATTGGAGAATCGAAAATTTTGACTCTGAACCgacatttgatttaataaaaagtcaaatatttaaaattcagagcATGAATTCGAACTGGCAAATAGAACTTGAGACTGAGGGGGACTCCTTGGCGGCTTATCTTCACAAAGTAACAAATGCAGCTCAATTTGTTGTTAATTATTCCCTGTCTTTATTAACAAGCTCGGGATGGGTCACCCTATTAGCTAACGAAAGAGAAAGATTTAGGGTTGGTGGTGACGGTTGCGGGGAGGATGTCGTGAACTTGGAAATCCTTAAGAAAAACGAGTGGTATTATTTACCCAATGGATCACTCAcaataaattttcgtttgtgGAATGAACGTATAAAGAATGAGTCTAGTCAGCGTGTAATGATTTCAAGATTGATTGATGGAGACTACTTGCGCCATAGACCGATTCAAACTTTTTCAACTCTAACACCGAGCGATTTGCTATCGTTCCCAATATCTTATGAATTTCAAAGTAATTCAGAGTATCGAAACGCAAAGGAAATGAAAAGTCAACAAACTCAAACCGACGCAGCTTTCAGTTTCAAAGATCTAGATGAGTTGCGCCAGCTGTTCAAGGAAAAGGAATTTAGTTTCGTTACACTCAGAACATCAACAAAGGAGTTTTCTGTGCATAAGGCTGTCCTGTGTGCAAAGTCCCCTGTGTTTACAGCCATGTTCGAAAAGAACATGAAGGAAAATGAATGTAACGTAGTCGACATTGATGACATCGACAACCAGACCATGGCCTTATTCGTTAAATTCCTGCAGTTTGAGCCGTTAGATGATCTTAATTGGAGCTCTGCTGCTTCGTTGTACTATGCAGctgataaatatgaaattaattcgCTAAAAGAACAATGTTCTTCtcttttaaagaatgaattatCGAAAGAAAATGTTTGTGATCTTCTTGTGTTGGCTGATTTGCATCAAGACGATGATCTGATGAATTACGCTCAAGAGTACTTCTGTCAGCATTCTAAATCTATTTTGCCTTCTACACAATGGAAAGACATTTTGGGTCATACAGAACTCGTGGCAAAAATTCTATGCAAATTGGCTGAAACAATGCACTAA